The following proteins come from a genomic window of Canis aureus isolate CA01 chromosome 3, VMU_Caureus_v.1.0, whole genome shotgun sequence:
- the MAP2K3 gene encoding dual specificity mitogen-activated protein kinase kinase 3, with protein sequence MESPASSQPASMPQTKGKSKRKKDLRISCMSKPPVPNPTPPRNLDSRTFITIGDRNFEVEADDLVTISELGRGAYGVVEKVRHAQSGTIMAVKRIRATVNSQEQKRLLMDLDINMRTVDCFYTVTFYGALFREGDVWICMELMDTSLDKFYRKVLDKNMTIPEDILGEIAVSIVRALEHLHSKLSVIHRDVKPSNVLINKEGHVKMCDFGISGYLVDSVAKTLDAGCKPYMAPERINPELNQKGYNVKSDVWSLGITMIEMAILRFPYESWGTPFQQLKQVVEEPSPQLPADRFSPEFVDFTAQCLRKNPAERMSYLELMEHPFFTLHKTKKTDIAAFVKEILGEDS encoded by the exons GGAAATCCAAGAGGAAGAAGGATTTACGGATATCCTGCATGTCCAAGCCACCTGTACCCAACCCCAC ACCCCCCCGGAACCTCGACTCCCGGACCTTCATCACCATTGGAGATAGG AACTTTGAGGTGGAGGCCGATGACCTGGTGACCATCTCAGAGCTGGGCCGAGGAGCCTACGGGGTGGTAGAGAAGGTGCGACATGCCCAGAGTGGCACCATCATGGCTGTGAAG CGGATCCGGGCCACCGTGAACTCACAGGAGCAGAAGCGTCTGCTCATGGACTTGGACATCAACATGCGGACGGTCGACTGCTTCTATACTGTCACCTTCTATGGGGCCCTCTTCAGAGAG GGAGATGTGTGGATCTGCATGGAGCTCATGGACACATCCCTGGACAAGTTCTACCGGAAGGTGCTCGATAAAAACATGACCATTCCAGAGGACATCCTGGGGGAAATTGCTGTGTCT ATCGTGAGGGCTCTGGAGCACCTGCACAGCAAGCTGTCGGTGATCCATAGAG ACGTGAAGCCGTCCAATGTCCTCATCAACAAGGAGGGCCACGTGAAGATGTGCGACTTTGGGATTAGTGGCTACTTGGTGGATTCTGTGGCTAAGACGCTGGACGCTGGCTGCAAGCCCTACATGGCT CCCGAGAGAATCAACCCAGAGCTTAACCAGAAGGGCTACAATGTCAAGTCTGATGTCTGGAGTCTCGGCATCACCATG ATTGAGATGGCCATTCTACGGTTTCCGTATGAATCCTGGGGGACTCCGTTCCAGCAGCTGAAGCAGGTGGTGGAAGAGCCATCTCCCCAGCTCCCGGCCGACCGTTTCTCTCCTGAGTTCGTGGACTTCACTGCACAGTG CTTGAGGAAGAACCCCGCGGAGCGCATGAGCTACTTGGAGCTGATG GAGCACCCATTCTTCACATTGCACAAAACCAAGAAGACGGACATTGCGGCCTTCGTGAAGGAGATCCTGGGGGAGGACTCATAG